The following are encoded in a window of Brevibacillus ruminantium genomic DNA:
- the pepF gene encoding oligoendopeptidase F, translating to MKERKTRDQVPTEQTWNLEDLFSSVETWEAELLHIQELARSLQKYKGRLHEGGDVLLACLETEEEIRVRMGLAATYARLRLSEDEASPMNQANSSRAGDVQAEVGAALTFILSEILALPDGTVENFIRETPALESFRKSLADLLETKPHSLSSETETVLASLGEVLGAPHTIYQRSKLADMSFSQVQDGNGATRPVSFSLYETNYASSTDTILRRAAFRSFTITLDSYKNTIAAVYATEVKRQTVTSRLRGYESVTHMLLHLQQVTMEMYLNIVDIIRTELAPHMRRFVRLKQRVLGLERMMFSDLKAPLDPDFIPQISFEEAGRMVVESLKVLGPEYTSIMERALSDRWVDYADNVGKSTGAFCSTPYGGHSYILITWSGSMRGAFTLAHELGHAGHLMLAGRNQRFTDFRPTLYCIEAPSTMNELLLAQHIVEQSADQRLKRWVLLQLMGTYYHNFVTHLLEADMQRRVYAAAEAGEPLTASKLCELKGLLLSEFWGDTVELDKGANLTWMRQPHYYRGLYPYTYAAGLTVSTAVASLIREEGQPAVDRWLSMLKAGGTLRPLELMKLAGVDMSNPQPIRSAIAYVGSLVDELEQLF from the coding sequence ATAAAGGAAAGAAAGACACGTGATCAAGTGCCTACGGAGCAAACTTGGAATCTTGAAGATTTGTTTTCCAGTGTGGAAACGTGGGAGGCGGAGCTGCTACATATCCAGGAGCTGGCGCGCTCCTTGCAAAAGTACAAAGGCCGTCTTCATGAAGGCGGGGATGTGCTGCTGGCTTGTCTAGAGACAGAAGAAGAAATCCGTGTGCGAATGGGACTGGCAGCAACATATGCGCGCTTACGGCTGTCCGAGGATGAGGCGAGTCCAATGAATCAGGCAAATTCGTCGCGTGCGGGCGACGTGCAGGCGGAAGTCGGCGCGGCGCTGACGTTTATTTTGTCCGAGATCCTCGCTTTGCCGGACGGGACAGTTGAAAATTTTATACGGGAGACGCCAGCTCTGGAGTCGTTCCGCAAAAGTTTGGCAGATTTGCTGGAGACGAAGCCGCATAGTCTTTCCTCCGAGACGGAGACTGTTCTCGCTTCTTTAGGAGAAGTGCTTGGCGCCCCACACACGATTTATCAGCGAAGCAAGCTTGCAGATATGTCGTTTTCTCAGGTACAGGACGGTAATGGGGCAACGAGACCCGTTTCGTTCTCACTTTATGAAACGAACTATGCATCTTCTACGGATACAATACTGCGCCGCGCTGCTTTTAGGTCTTTCACAATTACACTGGACTCGTACAAAAATACGATTGCCGCTGTCTATGCCACGGAAGTGAAACGGCAAACGGTCACGTCGCGCCTGCGCGGCTACGAATCGGTGACGCATATGCTGCTTCATTTGCAGCAGGTGACGATGGAGATGTACCTGAACATAGTGGATATTATTAGAACGGAACTGGCCCCACACATGCGGCGGTTTGTGCGGCTGAAGCAAAGGGTGCTCGGTCTGGAGCGAATGATGTTCAGCGATTTAAAGGCACCGCTCGACCCCGACTTCATTCCGCAGATTTCGTTTGAAGAGGCCGGTCGCATGGTAGTGGAATCTCTGAAGGTGCTCGGTCCTGAATATACGTCAATTATGGAGCGTGCTCTGTCGGATAGATGGGTCGATTACGCGGACAATGTTGGAAAATCGACCGGCGCTTTTTGTTCGACACCGTATGGCGGCCATTCCTATATATTGATCACCTGGTCGGGTAGTATGCGCGGCGCGTTTACGTTGGCGCACGAGCTTGGCCACGCAGGGCATTTGATGCTCGCAGGGCGCAACCAGCGTTTCACCGATTTCAGGCCTACACTGTACTGTATTGAGGCGCCCTCGACAATGAATGAGCTCCTATTGGCGCAACACATCGTCGAGCAGTCCGCCGACCAGCGTCTCAAACGGTGGGTTCTATTACAATTGATGGGTACGTATTACCACAACTTCGTCACACACCTGCTCGAAGCTGATATGCAAAGAAGGGTTTACGCTGCGGCCGAAGCAGGTGAGCCGCTGACTGCAAGCAAGCTTTGTGAGTTGAAGGGGCTCTTACTTTCCGAGTTTTGGGGCGATACGGTGGAACTGGATAAGGGGGCCAACCTTACCTGGATGCGCCAGCCGCATTACTATAGAGGGCTATACCCGTATACGTACGCTGCTGGCTTGACTGTTTCAACGGCGGTCGCTTCGCTCATCCGCGAGGAAGGGCAGCCGGCGGTAGACCGCTGGCTTAGCATGTTGAAGGCGGGAGGCACGCTGCGACCCCTTGAACTGATGAAGCTTGCCGGCGTCGATATGTCCAACCCTCAACCGATTCGAAGTGCGATCGCTTATGTCGGTTCTTTGGTGGATGAATTGGAGCAGTTATTCTAG
- the opp4C gene encoding oligopeptide ABC transporter permease — translation MEVVVTNSNSIPGADVPKNRAWERFKRNRLALISLFVIGGLILLALLAPLIAPYDPAEQNLIDKLKPPSKEHWFGTDELGRDLLSRVLYGARVSLSVGIFAVVFNVVIGIVIGSTAGYYGGKIDGILMRFTDIMLSFPTKFVLIAVVTILKPSLINIIIVLVAFGWMGKARLLRGQILSVKNREFVDAARTIGMSDFRIIFRHILPNSLAPVIVSATLQVGGMILTESTLSFLGLGIQPPMASWGNLLQSAQNLTIMAKAPWYPFIPGFMICLTIMCFNFIGDGLRTAFDSR, via the coding sequence ATGGAAGTGGTTGTAACGAATAGTAACAGTATACCGGGCGCGGACGTTCCGAAAAACCGGGCATGGGAAAGGTTCAAACGAAATCGGTTGGCACTGATCAGTTTGTTTGTCATCGGCGGGCTGATCTTGCTGGCGCTGCTGGCACCTCTGATCGCGCCGTACGATCCTGCGGAGCAAAATTTGATTGACAAGCTGAAGCCCCCGAGCAAGGAGCATTGGTTCGGAACGGACGAACTGGGGCGAGACCTGCTTAGCCGGGTGCTCTATGGAGCGCGGGTTTCGCTTTCGGTCGGCATTTTTGCGGTTGTGTTCAATGTGGTAATCGGCATTGTCATCGGCTCAACGGCGGGGTATTACGGCGGCAAAATCGATGGGATATTGATGAGGTTTACGGATATCATGCTTTCCTTTCCGACGAAGTTCGTGCTCATCGCTGTCGTCACAATTTTGAAGCCGAGCTTGATTAATATTATCATCGTGCTGGTGGCATTCGGCTGGATGGGGAAGGCGCGGCTGTTACGTGGACAAATCTTGTCAGTAAAGAACCGGGAATTCGTGGACGCGGCGCGAACGATTGGAATGTCGGATTTCCGCATCATTTTCCGGCACATTTTGCCCAACTCGCTGGCGCCGGTCATCGTCTCGGCAACCTTGCAGGTAGGGGGAATGATATTGACCGAGTCAACTCTAAGCTTTCTCGGACTTGGGATTCAACCGCCGATGGCGAGCTGGGGTAATCTATTGCAATCGGCTCAAAACTTGACGATCATGGCGAAGGCCCCGTGGTACCCGTTCATTCCGGGCTTTATGATTTGTTTGACGATAATGTGTTTTAACTTTATCGGTGACGGACTGCGTACAGCATTCGATTCGCGCTGA
- a CDS encoding ABC transporter permease: MANYALRRFLNAIPILLGITVISFLIINMAPGNPLSGMMEGSDSIMSTVDQESLLKEYGLDQPLHVQYWKWLSGMVRGDFGTSFIKHEPVRDLILNRLPYTLMLTVTSFLVAILIAVPLGVLCAVKAHSRFDQIVSALSFVGVSIPVFWFGLMLIMLFSVKLGWLPSGGLMTINAPFSMSDRIIHLVMPVCAMASHEIASWLRYVRSSMLEVIGQDYVRTAKAKGLLKGRVLMLHALRNALIPLVTLLGLSLPSFFAGALITESIFSIPGMGRLFIDAAFQRDYPVIFGITTIGAFLHVFGNLLADLVYAVLDPRVSFSQKAKG; this comes from the coding sequence ATGGCTAACTATGCGCTGCGACGTTTTCTGAATGCCATCCCAATTTTGCTGGGGATTACAGTCATATCTTTTTTGATCATCAATATGGCTCCGGGCAACCCGCTGTCAGGCATGATGGAGGGTTCAGATTCGATCATGTCGACGGTCGATCAGGAAAGTTTGTTGAAAGAGTATGGGCTCGACCAACCGCTGCATGTTCAATACTGGAAATGGCTCAGCGGCATGGTACGAGGCGATTTCGGCACTTCGTTCATTAAACACGAGCCGGTTAGGGATTTAATCCTAAACCGGCTGCCATATACGCTAATGCTGACTGTGACGTCGTTTCTCGTCGCGATCTTGATAGCGGTTCCACTCGGCGTCCTGTGCGCGGTGAAAGCCCATTCGCGGTTCGATCAAATCGTCTCAGCTCTGTCGTTTGTCGGGGTTTCGATACCCGTTTTCTGGTTTGGACTGATGCTTATCATGCTTTTTTCCGTCAAGTTAGGGTGGTTGCCTTCGGGAGGACTGATGACGATCAATGCGCCGTTCAGCATGTCGGACCGCATCATTCATCTTGTTATGCCGGTATGTGCGATGGCGTCGCACGAAATCGCGTCATGGCTAAGGTATGTGCGTTCCAGCATGCTGGAGGTGATCGGTCAGGATTACGTACGGACGGCGAAAGCGAAGGGGCTCCTGAAAGGACGGGTGCTCATGTTGCACGCTTTGCGCAACGCGCTTATCCCGCTGGTTACTTTGTTAGGTTTGTCACTACCGTCGTTTTTCGCAGGGGCACTGATCACGGAGTCGATCTTTAGTATTCCAGGTATGGGGCGACTGTTTATCGATGCGGCTTTTCAGCGGGATTACCCAGTCATCTTCGGTATTACGACGATCGGCGCTTTCTTGCATGTGTTCGGAAATTTGCTGGCTGATCTTGTGTACGCGGTACTGGATCCGCGGGTCAGCTTCAGCCAAAAGGCAAAGGGGTGA
- a CDS encoding peptide-binding protein produces the protein MPKKTFQRLGSAFFSILMGTAVVLSACSGGTTETTSGPVSQDSSSTLDATSNKEKIDGGEIITYDTFEHEGWIKLYTRNLASSNIQELVFNGLYRLTDKQDIEPDLADGLPVPSPDFKELTVKMRKDIKFSDGHPLTADDVVFSYNIPINDDYVGSRKSTFDKLEKIEKVDDSTVRFIFTEPYIGYNGMLTHQILPQHVLKDVPVKELTKSAFFKDKPIGSGPYKLVEWRQGQYLTFTRNETYFKSIPSIEKITIKIIPDSNVAMAQLQTGEINLSSVSGENVEVIKEYAEKSGKIKLQEGIPTTSYTYIGWNTTNPLFKDKLVRQALTTAIDRQTIIDSVLEGQGVLIHSQTPPPFWNYTEDVPKFPYDEEKAKQMLAEAGWKPGSDGILVKDGKRFAFEMLVSQGSKARQKIATVVQQELRKVGIEMTPRVMESSAYAQNVHDKKFEAVINGWNRNGDSNPKGTWDTASIEGGSNYISYSNPDVDRLIEEDSKTLDINKRKELLAKIDALIAEDQGYTFLYASTSSMAYPINLEGYSTKWSGLKRIEDWYFTK, from the coding sequence ATGCCTAAAAAAACGTTCCAAAGATTAGGTTCAGCCTTTTTTTCCATTTTGATGGGCACCGCAGTTGTCTTGTCCGCGTGTTCCGGAGGGACGACGGAAACAACCAGCGGCCCGGTTTCTCAAGATTCGTCGTCAACCCTAGACGCCACTTCCAATAAGGAAAAAATAGACGGGGGTGAAATCATCACTTACGACACATTCGAGCATGAGGGCTGGATCAAGTTGTATACACGCAATCTTGCCTCTAGTAACATCCAGGAGCTTGTGTTTAACGGTCTGTACCGGTTGACCGACAAGCAAGATATCGAGCCGGACTTGGCGGATGGATTGCCGGTGCCGTCTCCTGACTTTAAAGAGCTGACAGTTAAAATGCGCAAGGATATCAAGTTTTCCGACGGCCATCCGTTGACGGCGGATGATGTCGTGTTCAGCTACAACATTCCAATTAATGATGACTACGTGGGTTCGCGCAAAAGTACATTTGACAAGCTGGAAAAGATCGAGAAGGTTGACGACTCGACGGTCAGGTTTATATTTACCGAACCTTACATCGGTTACAACGGAATGCTAACCCACCAAATTTTGCCGCAGCATGTGCTCAAGGACGTACCGGTGAAGGAATTAACCAAATCGGCGTTTTTCAAAGACAAGCCGATCGGCTCCGGTCCTTACAAACTGGTGGAGTGGAGGCAGGGCCAGTATCTAACGTTCACGCGCAACGAAACATATTTCAAGAGCATACCGTCGATCGAGAAGATCACGATTAAAATCATTCCAGATTCAAACGTAGCGATGGCGCAGTTGCAAACCGGAGAAATCAACCTCAGCAGCGTCAGTGGGGAAAACGTTGAGGTAATCAAAGAATATGCGGAGAAATCAGGTAAAATCAAGCTACAAGAAGGGATTCCCACCACCTCCTATACTTACATTGGTTGGAATACCACTAACCCGTTGTTCAAGGATAAACTGGTTCGTCAGGCGCTCACGACCGCAATCGACCGGCAAACGATCATCGATAGTGTCCTCGAAGGCCAGGGCGTGCTCATTCACAGCCAAACGCCACCACCATTTTGGAACTATACCGAGGACGTGCCGAAATTCCCTTACGATGAAGAGAAGGCGAAGCAGATGCTGGCCGAAGCCGGCTGGAAGCCAGGCAGTGACGGCATCCTTGTCAAGGATGGCAAGCGGTTCGCCTTTGAAATGCTCGTCAGCCAGGGTAGTAAGGCGCGCCAGAAAATCGCCACAGTCGTCCAGCAAGAGCTGAGGAAGGTCGGTATCGAGATGACGCCGCGTGTCATGGAAAGCTCGGCTTATGCGCAAAACGTGCATGACAAAAAATTCGAGGCGGTTATCAACGGTTGGAATCGCAATGGCGATTCAAATCCGAAAGGAACCTGGGACACTGCGTCTATCGAAGGGGGCAGCAATTACATCTCGTACAGCAACCCCGATGTCGATCGCTTGATCGAAGAAGATTCAAAGACGCTGGACATTAACAAACGTAAAGAGCTGCTCGCCAAAATCGACGCGCTCATCGCAGAGGACCAAGGGTATACGTTCCTGTATGCAAGTACCTCTTCGATGGCGTACCCGATCAACCTCGAAGGGTACAGTACGAAATGGTCCGGTCTGAAGCGAATTGAGGACTGGTACTTTACAAAATGA
- a CDS encoding ABC transporter ATP-binding protein: MITPLLEVNGLKKYFPISKGGRKGSVKAVDDVSLNVYEGETLGIVGESGCGKSTVGRLILRLLDPTAGTIRFNGLEIGAMSQRQLRKYRKDLQCVFQDPFASLNPRMSVGEAIAEPMIVQEGKSRTEALQRAEELLEKVGLNRRVQRLYPHEFSGGQRQRIAIARAISLRPKLLVADEAVSALDVSIQAQIVNLLGELQQESHMSYVFISHNLSVVRHISDRVAVMYLGRIVETAEKEALFGEPKHPYTRALLSSVPEPDVNFRRERIVLRGEVPNAADPPPGCPFHPRCPHAESRCAIETPAFREVGPGHYASCHLI, from the coding sequence TTGATAACGCCACTGCTAGAAGTAAATGGACTAAAGAAATATTTTCCGATAAGTAAAGGCGGGAGAAAAGGATCCGTCAAGGCGGTTGACGACGTGAGCCTGAACGTGTACGAAGGGGAAACGCTTGGCATCGTTGGAGAGTCGGGCTGCGGCAAATCTACGGTAGGGCGGCTCATCTTGCGGCTTCTTGACCCGACTGCCGGGACCATCCGTTTTAATGGACTCGAAATCGGGGCGATGAGCCAGCGCCAGCTTAGGAAGTACCGGAAAGACTTGCAATGCGTGTTCCAGGACCCGTTCGCTTCGCTAAACCCACGTATGTCGGTGGGAGAAGCGATTGCCGAGCCGATGATTGTGCAGGAGGGTAAAAGCCGGACTGAGGCGTTGCAGCGGGCGGAGGAACTGCTGGAGAAGGTCGGCTTAAACAGGCGGGTGCAGCGGCTATATCCTCACGAATTTTCAGGCGGACAACGGCAGCGTATTGCGATCGCACGGGCAATTTCATTGCGACCGAAGTTGCTCGTGGCGGATGAGGCGGTATCCGCATTGGACGTATCTATCCAAGCGCAAATTGTTAATTTACTTGGGGAGCTGCAACAGGAGTCGCATATGTCCTACGTGTTCATTTCGCACAACCTAAGCGTGGTGCGTCATATCTCCGACCGGGTGGCGGTCATGTATTTGGGCCGGATTGTAGAGACGGCGGAGAAAGAGGCGTTGTTCGGGGAGCCCAAGCACCCATATACGCGTGCGTTACTGTCGTCGGTGCCGGAGCCAGATGTGAATTTTCGACGGGAGCGTATCGTGTTGAGGGGGGAAGTGCCGAATGCTGCTGACCCGCCACCGGGATGTCCGTTTCATCCGCGTTGCCCGCATGCTGAGAGCCGTTGCGCGATCGAAACGCCCGCTTTTCGGGAAGTCGGGCCGGGGCATTACGCCTCGTGCCACTTAATATAA